Proteins encoded in a region of the Zea mays cultivar B73 chromosome 4, Zm-B73-REFERENCE-NAM-5.0, whole genome shotgun sequence genome:
- the LOC100381449 gene encoding Auxin-responsive protein SAUR50-like: MAMKKGGGAAGLKQILRRCSSLGRRQQHGAGYEEEEDEAAATGLPSDVPRGHFAVYVGERRRRFVVPIALLDRPEFRSLLRRAEEEFGFGAGGILVLPCEEVAFRSLTSALACAR, translated from the coding sequence ATGGCGATGAAGaagggcggcggcgcggcggggcTGAAGCAGATCCTGAGGCGGTGCTCGAGCCTGGGGCGTCGTCAGCAGCACGGCGCGGGgtacgaggaggaggaggacgaggcgGCGGCGACGGGGCTGCCGTCCGACGTGCCGCGCGGCCACTTCGCGGTGTACGTGGGCGAGCGGCGCCGCCGCTTCGTGGTGCCCATCGCGCTGCTGGACCGCCCCGAGTTCCGCTCCCTGCTGCGCCGCGCCGAGGAGGAGTTCGGGTTCGGCGCCGGCGGCATCCTCGTCCTCCCCTGCGAGGAGGTCGCCTTCCGCTCCCTCACCTCCGCGCTTGCCTGCGCCCGGTGA
- the LOC100282583 gene encoding uncharacterized protein LOC100282583 has protein sequence MALEWVVLGYAAGAEAVMLLLLTLPGLDGLRRGMVSVVRSALKPMMSVVPFCLFLLMDIYWKYETRPTCDDEHACTPSEHLRHHKSVMKSQRNALLIAAALLLYWILFSVTQLVVRLDQMQQRVDKLKKRDD, from the coding sequence ATGGCGCTGGAGTGGGTGGTGCTGGGCTACGCGGCGGGCGCGGAGGCGgtcatgctgctgctgctgacgCTGCCGGGGCTGGACGGCCTGCGCCGGGGCATGGTCTCCGTGGTGCGGAGCGCGCTCAAGCCCATGATGTCCGTGGTGCCCTTCTGCCTCTTCCTGCTCATGGACATCTACTGGAAGTACGAGACGCGGCCCACCTGCGACGACGAGCACGCCTGCACCCCCTCCGAGCACCTCCGCCACCACAAGTCCGTCATGAAGTCGCAGCGCAACGCGCTCCTCATCGCCGCCGCGCTCCTCCTCTACTGGATCCTCTTCTCCGTCACCCAGCTCGTCGTCAGGCTCGACCAGATGCAGCAGCGCGTCGACAAGCTCAAGAAGCGCGACGACTGA